Proteins encoded in a region of the Vicia villosa cultivar HV-30 ecotype Madison, WI unplaced genomic scaffold, Vvil1.0 ctg.001205F_1_1, whole genome shotgun sequence genome:
- the LOC131634018 gene encoding uncharacterized protein LOC131634018, with protein MVDFRSHHHLSRGRQQQLWPLSVKPSLLQEHLSSQRTLLSAKQQQLITSRFALTCGHGRSLKNPGTMFITATIFLRVRIGLTFLRQGDFCRVGVLTAGEQEPSVMLLLQLLLLNFCVEVIILLLQFD; from the exons ATGGTGGATTTTCGTTCTCATCATCATCTTTCTCGCGGACGGCAACAACAACTATGGCCTCTCTCGGTGAAACCAAGTCTACTGCAAGAACATCTCTCCTCTCAGCGAACGTTGCTCTCTGCTAAACAACAACAATTGATAACCTCTCGGTTTGCTCTCACTTGCGGCCATGGAAGAAGCTTGAAGAACCCAG GAACTATGTTCATAACAGCAACGATATTTTTGAGAGTAAGAATTGGATTGACTTTCCTACGGCAAGGAGATTTTTGCCG CGTCGGTGTTTTGACTGCAGGTGAGCAAGAACCTTCGGTGATGTTGTTATTGCAACTgttgttgctgaatttttgtgTTGAAGTGATTATATTGTTGCTGCAGTTTGATTGA